In Falco biarmicus isolate bFalBia1 chromosome 7, bFalBia1.pri, whole genome shotgun sequence, a single window of DNA contains:
- the GLCE gene encoding D-glucuronyl C5-epimerase isoform X3 gives MTSTPLKGGGKATRSSCHSAGYSKVYTQRAPYHPDGVFMSFEGYNVEVRDRVKCISGVEGVPLSTQWGPQGYFYPIQIAQYGLSHYSKNLTEKPPHIEVYETAEEKDKGGRAVDWTVPKGCSLSTVSDKAKFTSVKQFVAPENTEGVSLQLGNARDFIISFDLKFVTNGSISVVLETTEKNQLFTVHYISNTQLIAFKDRDIYYGIGPRTSWSTLTRDLVTDLRKGVGLSNTKAVKQTKIMPKRVVRLVAKGRGFLDNVTISATAHMAAFFAASNWLVRNQDERGGWPIMVTRKLGEGFKSLDPGWYSAMAQGQAISTLVRAYLLTKDHAFLSSALRATAPYKLLSEQRGVKAVFMNRHDWYEEYPTSPSSFVLNGFMYSLIGLYDLKETAGEKLGKEARVLYERGMESLKAMLPLYDTGSGTIYDLRHFMLGTAPNLARWDYHTTHINQLQLLSTIDESPIFKEFVKRWKSYLRGGRAKHN, from the exons ATGACGAGCACACCATtaaagggaggagggaaggcaaCGAGGTCTTCCTGCCATTCAGCTGG CTACTCCAAAGTATACACACAGCGAGCACCTTACCACCCCGACGGGGTCTTCATGTCCTTTGAGGGCTACAACGTAGAGGTTCGAGACAGAGTGAAGTGCATAAGTGGCGTTGAAG GTGTGCCGTTATCCACGCAGTGGGGACCTCAAGGCTATTTCTACCCCATCCAGATTGCACAGTACGGGCTGAGTCACTACAGCAAAAACCTGACAGAGAAACCACCTCACATCGAGGTGTACGAAACGGCTGAAGAGAAGGACAAAGGCGGCAGGGCCGTGGACTGGACGGTGCCAAAAGGCTGCTCTCTCTCCACAGTATCCGATAAAGCCAAGTTCACAAGCGTCAAACAGTTTGTCGCTCCAG aaaatactgaGGGGGTATCTCTGCAGCTTGGGAACGCCCgagattttattatttcttttgatcTCAAATTTGTAACAAACGGTAGCATTTCTGTGGTTCTTGAGACGACAGAGAAGAACCAGCTCTTCACCGTGCACTACATCTCCAACACCCAGCTCATCGCTTTTAAGGACCGAGACATCTACTACGGCATCGGTCCCAGGACTAGCTGGAGCACCCTCACCAGAGACCTGGTGACCGACCTGCGGAAAGGTGTTGGCCTCTCCAACACAAAAGCCGTGAAGCAGACCAAAATCATGCCCAAGAGAGTGGTGAGGCTGGTAGCGAAGGGAAGAGGCTTCCTCGATAACGTCACCATCTCCGCCACTGCTCACATGGCGGCTTTTTTTGCTGCCAGTAACTGGCTGGTGAGGAACCAGGACGAGAGGGGCGGCTGGCCCATCATGGTGACGAGGAAGCTGGGGGAAGGCTTTAAGTCCTTGGACCCGGGCTGGTACTCGGCCATGGCGCAAGGACAGGCCATCTCGACGCTGGTGCGGGCGTACCTGCTGACGAAGGACCACGCGTTCCTCAGCTCGGCTCTGCGGGCCACGGCGCCGTACAAGCTGCTGTCGGAGCAGCGCGGGGTGAAAGCCGTCTTCATGAACCGGCACGACTGGTACGAGGAGTACCCGACCTCGCCCAGCTCCTTCGTGCTCAACGGTTTCATGTACTCCTTAATCGGGCTGTATGATTTAAAGGAAACAGCTGGGgagaagctggggaaggaggcGCGGGTCCTCTACGAGCGCGGCATGGAGTCCCTGAAGGCCATGCTTCCCCTCTACGACACCGGCTCAGGGACCATCTACGACCTTCGGCACTTCATGCTCGGCACCGCTCCCAACCTGGCCCGGTGGGACTATCACACCACCCACATCaaccagctccagctcctcagcACGATAGACGAGTCCCCCATCTTCAAAGAGTTCGTCAAGAGGTGGAAGAGCTACCTGCGAGGTGGCCGGGCAAAGCACAACTAG
- the GLCE gene encoding D-glucuronyl C5-epimerase isoform X1 has product MPQAPRRYGVNMRCLAARVNYKTLIIICALFTLVMVLLWNRCSSDRAGPFPRSLAGPERRAAAAASESDPARQQSEEASPQEQQKAPPVAGGFNSNKAPGLKYEEIDCLINDEHTIKGRREGNEVFLPFSWVEKYFEVYGKIAQYDGYDRFEFSHSYSKVYTQRAPYHPDGVFMSFEGYNVEVRDRVKCISGVEGVPLSTQWGPQGYFYPIQIAQYGLSHYSKNLTEKPPHIEVYETAEEKDKGGRAVDWTVPKGCSLSTVSDKAKFTSVKQFVAPENTEGVSLQLGNARDFIISFDLKFVTNGSISVVLETTEKNQLFTVHYISNTQLIAFKDRDIYYGIGPRTSWSTLTRDLVTDLRKGVGLSNTKAVKQTKIMPKRVVRLVAKGRGFLDNVTISATAHMAAFFAASNWLVRNQDERGGWPIMVTRKLGEGFKSLDPGWYSAMAQGQAISTLVRAYLLTKDHAFLSSALRATAPYKLLSEQRGVKAVFMNRHDWYEEYPTSPSSFVLNGFMYSLIGLYDLKETAGEKLGKEARVLYERGMESLKAMLPLYDTGSGTIYDLRHFMLGTAPNLARWDYHTTHINQLQLLSTIDESPIFKEFVKRWKSYLRGGRAKHN; this is encoded by the exons GTATGGTGTGAATATGCGTTGCTTGGCAGCTCGGGTCAACTACAAGACTCTGATCATCATCTGCGCTCTCTTCACCCTGGTGATGGTGCTGCTCTGGAACCGATGCTCCTCCGACAGAGCTGGCCCGTTCCCCCGCAGCCTCGCTGGTCCCGAACgccgagccgccgccgccgcctccgaGAGCGACCCGGCCCGGCAGCAGAGCGAGGAGGCATcgccccaggagcagcagaaggctCCCCCCGTCGCGGGAGGCTTCAACAGCAACAAAGCCCCGGGGCTGAAGTACGAGGAGATTGACTGTCTGATCAATGACGAGCACACCATtaaagggaggagggaaggcaaCGAGGTCTTCCTGCCATTCAGCTGGGTAGAGAAATACTTTGAGGTTTATGGGAAAATTGCTCAGTACGATGGTTATGACAGGTTTGAATTCTCTCATAGCTACTCCAAAGTATACACACAGCGAGCACCTTACCACCCCGACGGGGTCTTCATGTCCTTTGAGGGCTACAACGTAGAGGTTCGAGACAGAGTGAAGTGCATAAGTGGCGTTGAAG GTGTGCCGTTATCCACGCAGTGGGGACCTCAAGGCTATTTCTACCCCATCCAGATTGCACAGTACGGGCTGAGTCACTACAGCAAAAACCTGACAGAGAAACCACCTCACATCGAGGTGTACGAAACGGCTGAAGAGAAGGACAAAGGCGGCAGGGCCGTGGACTGGACGGTGCCAAAAGGCTGCTCTCTCTCCACAGTATCCGATAAAGCCAAGTTCACAAGCGTCAAACAGTTTGTCGCTCCAG aaaatactgaGGGGGTATCTCTGCAGCTTGGGAACGCCCgagattttattatttcttttgatcTCAAATTTGTAACAAACGGTAGCATTTCTGTGGTTCTTGAGACGACAGAGAAGAACCAGCTCTTCACCGTGCACTACATCTCCAACACCCAGCTCATCGCTTTTAAGGACCGAGACATCTACTACGGCATCGGTCCCAGGACTAGCTGGAGCACCCTCACCAGAGACCTGGTGACCGACCTGCGGAAAGGTGTTGGCCTCTCCAACACAAAAGCCGTGAAGCAGACCAAAATCATGCCCAAGAGAGTGGTGAGGCTGGTAGCGAAGGGAAGAGGCTTCCTCGATAACGTCACCATCTCCGCCACTGCTCACATGGCGGCTTTTTTTGCTGCCAGTAACTGGCTGGTGAGGAACCAGGACGAGAGGGGCGGCTGGCCCATCATGGTGACGAGGAAGCTGGGGGAAGGCTTTAAGTCCTTGGACCCGGGCTGGTACTCGGCCATGGCGCAAGGACAGGCCATCTCGACGCTGGTGCGGGCGTACCTGCTGACGAAGGACCACGCGTTCCTCAGCTCGGCTCTGCGGGCCACGGCGCCGTACAAGCTGCTGTCGGAGCAGCGCGGGGTGAAAGCCGTCTTCATGAACCGGCACGACTGGTACGAGGAGTACCCGACCTCGCCCAGCTCCTTCGTGCTCAACGGTTTCATGTACTCCTTAATCGGGCTGTATGATTTAAAGGAAACAGCTGGGgagaagctggggaaggaggcGCGGGTCCTCTACGAGCGCGGCATGGAGTCCCTGAAGGCCATGCTTCCCCTCTACGACACCGGCTCAGGGACCATCTACGACCTTCGGCACTTCATGCTCGGCACCGCTCCCAACCTGGCCCGGTGGGACTATCACACCACCCACATCaaccagctccagctcctcagcACGATAGACGAGTCCCCCATCTTCAAAGAGTTCGTCAAGAGGTGGAAGAGCTACCTGCGAGGTGGCCGGGCAAAGCACAACTAG
- the GLCE gene encoding D-glucuronyl C5-epimerase isoform X2 — MRCLAARVNYKTLIIICALFTLVMVLLWNRCSSDRAGPFPRSLAGPERRAAAAASESDPARQQSEEASPQEQQKAPPVAGGFNSNKAPGLKYEEIDCLINDEHTIKGRREGNEVFLPFSWVEKYFEVYGKIAQYDGYDRFEFSHSYSKVYTQRAPYHPDGVFMSFEGYNVEVRDRVKCISGVEGVPLSTQWGPQGYFYPIQIAQYGLSHYSKNLTEKPPHIEVYETAEEKDKGGRAVDWTVPKGCSLSTVSDKAKFTSVKQFVAPENTEGVSLQLGNARDFIISFDLKFVTNGSISVVLETTEKNQLFTVHYISNTQLIAFKDRDIYYGIGPRTSWSTLTRDLVTDLRKGVGLSNTKAVKQTKIMPKRVVRLVAKGRGFLDNVTISATAHMAAFFAASNWLVRNQDERGGWPIMVTRKLGEGFKSLDPGWYSAMAQGQAISTLVRAYLLTKDHAFLSSALRATAPYKLLSEQRGVKAVFMNRHDWYEEYPTSPSSFVLNGFMYSLIGLYDLKETAGEKLGKEARVLYERGMESLKAMLPLYDTGSGTIYDLRHFMLGTAPNLARWDYHTTHINQLQLLSTIDESPIFKEFVKRWKSYLRGGRAKHN, encoded by the exons ATGCGTTGCTTGGCAGCTCGGGTCAACTACAAGACTCTGATCATCATCTGCGCTCTCTTCACCCTGGTGATGGTGCTGCTCTGGAACCGATGCTCCTCCGACAGAGCTGGCCCGTTCCCCCGCAGCCTCGCTGGTCCCGAACgccgagccgccgccgccgcctccgaGAGCGACCCGGCCCGGCAGCAGAGCGAGGAGGCATcgccccaggagcagcagaaggctCCCCCCGTCGCGGGAGGCTTCAACAGCAACAAAGCCCCGGGGCTGAAGTACGAGGAGATTGACTGTCTGATCAATGACGAGCACACCATtaaagggaggagggaaggcaaCGAGGTCTTCCTGCCATTCAGCTGGGTAGAGAAATACTTTGAGGTTTATGGGAAAATTGCTCAGTACGATGGTTATGACAGGTTTGAATTCTCTCATAGCTACTCCAAAGTATACACACAGCGAGCACCTTACCACCCCGACGGGGTCTTCATGTCCTTTGAGGGCTACAACGTAGAGGTTCGAGACAGAGTGAAGTGCATAAGTGGCGTTGAAG GTGTGCCGTTATCCACGCAGTGGGGACCTCAAGGCTATTTCTACCCCATCCAGATTGCACAGTACGGGCTGAGTCACTACAGCAAAAACCTGACAGAGAAACCACCTCACATCGAGGTGTACGAAACGGCTGAAGAGAAGGACAAAGGCGGCAGGGCCGTGGACTGGACGGTGCCAAAAGGCTGCTCTCTCTCCACAGTATCCGATAAAGCCAAGTTCACAAGCGTCAAACAGTTTGTCGCTCCAG aaaatactgaGGGGGTATCTCTGCAGCTTGGGAACGCCCgagattttattatttcttttgatcTCAAATTTGTAACAAACGGTAGCATTTCTGTGGTTCTTGAGACGACAGAGAAGAACCAGCTCTTCACCGTGCACTACATCTCCAACACCCAGCTCATCGCTTTTAAGGACCGAGACATCTACTACGGCATCGGTCCCAGGACTAGCTGGAGCACCCTCACCAGAGACCTGGTGACCGACCTGCGGAAAGGTGTTGGCCTCTCCAACACAAAAGCCGTGAAGCAGACCAAAATCATGCCCAAGAGAGTGGTGAGGCTGGTAGCGAAGGGAAGAGGCTTCCTCGATAACGTCACCATCTCCGCCACTGCTCACATGGCGGCTTTTTTTGCTGCCAGTAACTGGCTGGTGAGGAACCAGGACGAGAGGGGCGGCTGGCCCATCATGGTGACGAGGAAGCTGGGGGAAGGCTTTAAGTCCTTGGACCCGGGCTGGTACTCGGCCATGGCGCAAGGACAGGCCATCTCGACGCTGGTGCGGGCGTACCTGCTGACGAAGGACCACGCGTTCCTCAGCTCGGCTCTGCGGGCCACGGCGCCGTACAAGCTGCTGTCGGAGCAGCGCGGGGTGAAAGCCGTCTTCATGAACCGGCACGACTGGTACGAGGAGTACCCGACCTCGCCCAGCTCCTTCGTGCTCAACGGTTTCATGTACTCCTTAATCGGGCTGTATGATTTAAAGGAAACAGCTGGGgagaagctggggaaggaggcGCGGGTCCTCTACGAGCGCGGCATGGAGTCCCTGAAGGCCATGCTTCCCCTCTACGACACCGGCTCAGGGACCATCTACGACCTTCGGCACTTCATGCTCGGCACCGCTCCCAACCTGGCCCGGTGGGACTATCACACCACCCACATCaaccagctccagctcctcagcACGATAGACGAGTCCCCCATCTTCAAAGAGTTCGTCAAGAGGTGGAAGAGCTACCTGCGAGGTGGCCGGGCAAAGCACAACTAG